Proteins from a genomic interval of Thunnus thynnus chromosome 5, fThuThy2.1, whole genome shotgun sequence:
- the dnaaf4 gene encoding dynein assembly factor 4, axonemal, translating to MPLLVTDYSWTQTDSTVYINVPLKGAKAGKVDILCTDEYLKVHFPPYLFEAVLSEPVDDDRSTAKIGNGVAVISLHKRTNKLWEQLMITTNDKEKKKEIRERALLKHQEKLAAESKAKAEKQHTEKKYALETMMKLEKEERDRIQKMKDTERERTTAELEAWQLKQREKAEEEAQLKLQSQRGDQDKVKAVTEKHENGCSGGRKVKLDGRGSSEAKSKKKHVDLPPPRVSGNIRVTFTPRVFPTALRESRVPEEEEWLKKQAEARCAVNADVNELKDLKEEERNPDWLKEKGDKCFATGNYLAAVNAYNLAIRLNRKIPALYSNRAACHLKLRNLHKAVEDSSQALELLTPPVAANAGARARAHVRRGSALCKLQLHAEGLQDYQAALKIDPHNEALQADTQRIRDIIQGTAADPETQ from the exons ATGCCTTTGCTGGTGACAGACTACTCATGGACGCAGACAGACTCGACGGTTTATATAAATGTGCCTTTAAAAGGAGCGAAAGCCGGGAAGGTGGATATTCTGTGTACAGACGAGTACCTGAAG GTGCATTTCCCACCATATCTGTTTGAAGCCGTCCTGTCTGAACCTGTAGATGATGACAGAAGCACAGCAAAGATTGGAAATGGAGTTGCAGTCATCAGTTTGCATAAGAGGACCAACAAACTGTGGGAGCAGCTGATGATAACCACAA atgataaagaaaaaaagaaggagatCAGAGAAAGAGCTCTGCTGAAACACCAGGAGAAGCTTGCTGCAGAGTCCAAAGCCAAGGCAGAGAAACAGCATACAGAGAAGAAATATGCTCTGGAGACAATGATGAAG CttgaaaaggaggaaagagataGGATCCAGAAAATGAAGGACACTGAGCGAGAGAGGACCACAGCAGAGCTGGAAGCATGGCAGctgaagcagagagaaaaagcagaggaagaagcCCAACTAAAACTCCAAAGTCAAAGAGGTGATCAAGACAAGGTGAAAGCCGTGACAGAAAAGCATGAGAACGGATGTTCAGGCGGGAGAAAGGTCAAACTTG ATGGAAGGGGCAGCAGTGAAgcaaagagcaagaaaaaacacGTGGATCTGCCTCCTCCAAGAGTCTCTGGAAATATTCGAGTCACATTCACCCCACGGGTTTTCCCAACAGCCCTCAGAGAGTCCAGAGTgccagaggaggaagag TGGCTCAAAAAACAAGCAGAAGCCAGATGTGCAGTGAATGCAGATGTTAATGAGCTGAAGGacctgaaggaggaggagaggaatcCAGATTGGTTAAAGGAGAAAGGAGA CAAATGTTTTGCGACTGGAAACTACCTGGCTGCAGTGAACGCCTACAACCTGGCTATCAGACTCAACAGAAAGATTCCAGCTCTGTATTCAAACAGAGCTGCGTGTCATCTGAAGTTAAGAAACCTTCACAAGGCCGTTGAAGATTCCTCTCAG GCTCTTGAACTGTTGACTCCACCTGTTGCTGCCAACGCAGGTGCCAGAGCCAGAGCCCATGTGCGCCGAGGCTCCGCTCTCTGCAAGCTGCAGCTCCATGCAGAAG GGCTCCAAGACTACCAAGCAGCTCTGAAGATTGACCCTCACAATGAAGCGCTGcaggcagacacacaaagaatCAGGGACATTATACAAGGCACTGCAGCTGACCCTGAGACACAGTGA